A region of Streptomyces paludis DNA encodes the following proteins:
- a CDS encoding DUF5955 family protein — MLRSVGQTSVTEQGMDPRTVELGTAVSRLRRELAGYQNEFRDRAIAEDELAALAAMVAAGAPETARMRRSLLLIVGSIGSVSALAQPLMNVRNAVDLFGEHQPPSR, encoded by the coding sequence GTGTTGCGGAGCGTGGGGCAGACGTCGGTGACCGAACAGGGCATGGACCCGAGAACCGTGGAACTGGGCACCGCCGTGTCCCGGCTCCGGCGTGAACTGGCCGGGTATCAGAACGAGTTCAGGGACCGGGCGATCGCCGAGGACGAACTCGCGGCGCTCGCCGCGATGGTGGCGGCCGGTGCGCCGGAGACCGCCAGGATGCGCCGCTCGCTGCTGCTGATCGTGGGCTCGATCGGCTCCGTCAGCGCGCTCGCTCAGCCGCTGATGAACGTACGGAACGCGGTCGACCTCTTCGGGGAGCACCAGCCGCCGTCCCGGTAG
- a CDS encoding IclR family transcriptional regulator yields MPSYSASATDSARSAPGGGVQSLERAFDLLERMADAGGEVGLSELSASSGLPLPTIHRLMRTLVVCGYVRQQANRRYALGPRLIRLGESASRLLGTWAKPYLARLVEETGETANMALLDGDEVVYVAQVPSKHSMRMFTEVGRRVLPHSTGVGKALLAHTPPEEVRALLARTGMPAATEKTITTPDGFLAALELVRGSGYAIDDNEQEIGVRCLAVPVPDSPTAAAISISGPAGRVTEEATERIVPVLQEVARELSAALANTTA; encoded by the coding sequence GTGCCGTCGTACAGCGCCAGCGCCACCGACTCCGCCAGATCCGCCCCGGGCGGCGGCGTCCAGTCCCTGGAGCGCGCCTTCGACCTGCTGGAACGGATGGCGGACGCGGGCGGCGAGGTCGGGCTGAGCGAGCTGTCGGCCAGCAGCGGACTGCCGCTGCCCACCATCCACCGGCTGATGCGCACCCTGGTCGTCTGCGGGTACGTACGCCAGCAGGCCAACCGGCGGTACGCGCTCGGGCCGCGGCTGATCCGGCTCGGCGAGTCGGCGTCGCGGCTGCTGGGCACCTGGGCGAAGCCGTATCTGGCGCGGCTGGTCGAGGAGACCGGCGAGACGGCGAACATGGCGCTGCTCGACGGCGACGAGGTCGTCTATGTCGCGCAGGTCCCGTCCAAGCACTCGATGCGGATGTTCACCGAGGTCGGCCGGCGGGTGCTGCCGCACTCGACGGGGGTGGGCAAGGCGCTGCTCGCCCATACGCCGCCGGAGGAGGTGCGCGCGCTGCTCGCCCGGACAGGCATGCCGGCCGCCACCGAGAAGACGATCACGACGCCCGACGGCTTTCTGGCGGCGCTGGAGCTGGTGCGCGGGTCGGGATACGCGATCGACGACAACGAGCAGGAGATCGGTGTCCGCTGTCTGGCGGTCCCGGTCCCCGACTCCCCCACGGCCGCGGCGATCTCCATCTCGGGCCCGGCGGGGCGGGTGACGGAGGAGGCGACAGAGCGGATCGTGCCCGTGCTCCAGGAGGTGGCGCGGGAGCTGTCGGCGGCGCTGGCGAACACGACGGCCTGA